From Synoicihabitans lomoniglobus, the proteins below share one genomic window:
- a CDS encoding EVE domain-containing protein — protein MTTQYWLVKQEPEKYSWEDFVKDRRTDWDGVRNYQARNNLKSMAAGDRVLFYASVTGKVVRGVATVSKTAYPDPTTDDDRWVAVQLKPQVELPHPVSLEQIKGTPALAEIALLKQSRLSVMPLRKPEFDRILKMGGLAPGS, from the coding sequence ATGACAACCCAATACTGGCTCGTTAAACAAGAACCCGAGAAATACTCTTGGGAGGACTTCGTGAAGGATCGTCGCACCGACTGGGACGGCGTTCGCAACTATCAGGCGCGTAACAACCTGAAATCCATGGCCGCGGGAGACCGCGTGCTGTTTTACGCCAGTGTCACCGGCAAAGTGGTGCGCGGCGTCGCCACCGTGTCCAAAACCGCCTACCCGGACCCGACCACGGATGATGACCGCTGGGTTGCCGTCCAACTAAAGCCCCAAGTCGAGCTGCCCCATCCGGTGTCGCTTGAGCAGATCAAAGGGACGCCGGCCCTCGCCGAGATCGCTTTGCTCAAACAAAGCCGACTTTCGGTGATGCCACTGCGCAAGCCCGAGTTCGACCGCATCCTCAAAATGGGCGGCCTCGCCCCAGGCAGCTGA
- a CDS encoding formylglycine-generating enzyme family protein, whose protein sequence is MSHQRRRRSRRRHARKAGPVILIAMGMALMAGFWWWLAHLGPRKIESEAATASPTSVATASRNASVRDEVEKLVNTFEAGGEDADIALLVAAVAEQEKLVAQGGGAGQAEQRRLQELEQKLAGARGLRSNERIAEWEVEAQAHHDAGRAREATVAWGAALELQQAVNRSAAPTAVKDFVREARMERLLQEQEATPLAEEVSIALRKAREAAAAENWADALAAYATARELQVRLNGEYGRTRFADLAVIDQIEREIQSLDAAGSAASVDEAEAAGDAAMAAAAFSQAAAAFEDARQLQVRINREFSRSRFLSSPRVEQLEVKRQTAESMPLLETLRADSEAIAFLLRRRETEKAGERIADAARRVTVLFEQLSKSDQLDPALRLRLSYLDTQRERLREIQDVVFERLRPLPGAAELRMLRTEFPQSLYLQIMKVNPSRHAGRAFPVDSVSWFDAVECCERLGWILGLPVRLPTKDEFRVAVGADALGEVTSETTKAAAGGDVSQAMAAGEANAAGFFDLLGNLAEWLHAPASEQGAETAPVAGGSYLDDPATPGPERPREVPRSERARHIGFRVVVEPGA, encoded by the coding sequence ATGTCTCACCAACGCCGCCGACGCTCCCGCCGCCGCCACGCTCGCAAGGCCGGTCCGGTGATCCTGATCGCGATGGGGATGGCGTTGATGGCGGGATTTTGGTGGTGGTTGGCTCACCTCGGTCCCCGTAAAATCGAGTCCGAGGCAGCGACCGCATCCCCAACCTCGGTCGCGACCGCTTCCCGGAATGCATCGGTGCGTGATGAGGTGGAAAAATTGGTGAACACTTTTGAGGCCGGGGGCGAAGACGCCGATATCGCCTTACTGGTGGCGGCGGTGGCGGAGCAGGAAAAGTTGGTCGCCCAAGGCGGGGGCGCGGGGCAAGCGGAGCAGCGGCGCCTCCAGGAATTGGAGCAAAAACTGGCCGGGGCGCGCGGTCTTCGCAGCAACGAACGCATCGCGGAATGGGAAGTCGAGGCCCAGGCGCATCACGATGCGGGACGGGCCCGGGAGGCGACGGTGGCCTGGGGAGCGGCGCTGGAGTTGCAGCAGGCGGTGAACCGCTCGGCGGCACCGACGGCGGTGAAAGACTTTGTGCGCGAAGCGCGCATGGAGCGACTCTTGCAGGAGCAGGAGGCGACGCCGCTGGCCGAGGAAGTGAGCATTGCGCTGCGCAAAGCGAGAGAGGCGGCGGCGGCGGAAAACTGGGCGGATGCTTTGGCGGCGTATGCGACGGCGCGGGAGTTGCAGGTGCGCCTCAACGGGGAGTATGGCCGCACGCGTTTTGCCGATTTGGCCGTGATCGATCAAATCGAGCGCGAAATCCAGTCGCTCGACGCGGCGGGCTCGGCGGCGAGTGTGGATGAAGCGGAGGCGGCCGGTGATGCCGCCATGGCGGCGGCCGCATTTTCGCAGGCGGCGGCGGCCTTTGAAGACGCGCGGCAATTGCAGGTGCGGATCAATCGGGAGTTCTCGCGCAGTCGGTTTCTCTCCTCGCCGCGCGTCGAGCAGTTGGAGGTGAAACGACAAACGGCGGAAAGTATGCCGTTGTTGGAAACCTTGCGGGCAGACAGTGAGGCCATTGCCTTTTTGTTGCGGCGTCGGGAAACGGAAAAGGCGGGGGAACGCATCGCGGATGCGGCCCGGCGCGTGACGGTGTTGTTTGAGCAATTGTCCAAAAGCGACCAGCTCGACCCGGCGTTGCGACTGCGGTTGAGTTATTTGGATACGCAGCGCGAGCGACTGCGGGAGATCCAGGACGTGGTGTTCGAGCGGTTGCGGCCGTTGCCGGGAGCGGCGGAGCTACGAATGCTGCGGACGGAGTTCCCCCAATCGCTGTATTTGCAAATCATGAAAGTGAACCCCAGTCGGCATGCCGGACGGGCGTTTCCGGTGGACTCGGTGAGTTGGTTCGATGCCGTGGAATGTTGTGAGCGATTGGGGTGGATTCTGGGGCTGCCGGTCCGATTGCCGACCAAGGATGAATTTCGCGTCGCGGTGGGCGCCGACGCGTTGGGGGAGGTCACCTCGGAAACGACGAAGGCGGCGGCCGGGGGGGACGTCAGCCAAGCCATGGCGGCGGGGGAGGCCAATGCGGCGGGCTTTTTCGATCTGCTCGGAAACCTGGCCGAGTGGCTGCATGCTCCGGCCAGCGAACAGGGAGCGGAAACCGCTCCCGTCGCCGGGGGAAGTTATCTGGATGATCCGGCCACGCCGGGCCCTGAGCGCCCGCGGGAGGTGCCCCGGTCCGAGCGGGCGCGACACATTGGATTTCGGGTGGTGGTGGAGCCGGGCGCTTAA
- the aroA gene encoding 3-phosphoshikimate 1-carboxyvinyltransferase has translation MSPLPEVLPIVPFPAPARGEVVLPGSKSLTNRALLLAALGREPVTLSGALFSEDTHLMATALRALGCTVEADEAALTLRVADQAKLFTATAPVDVFVGLAGTAARFLTALCAAAPRGVYRIDGVEQMRKRPMSGLIDALRQLGAEIICPGEEGFFPLEIHARGLRGGAIELDASASSQLLSALLMVAPTATAPIDIQLVGQVRWTFVEMTRRLMAEFGVHVPAASDGRFHLAPTAYAPPTDHVIEPDATAASYWQTLPLVVGGELTLPGLRAPGTGLQGDAAYAEVLARVQARATGTLLDEDFREISDTFLSLAAISPLLDGPTRITGLTHTRHQETDRVAGMATELRRLGQDVIEEEDSLTITPRPLVPDQTIETYGDHRFAMSFGILGCHDLRGDGSPWLSIHHPAVCAKTFPHFFSLLDHVRQKSSDR, from the coding sequence TTGAGTCCCTTACCCGAAGTTCTACCCATCGTTCCCTTCCCGGCACCGGCCCGTGGTGAAGTCGTGCTGCCGGGGTCGAAAAGCCTGACCAACCGCGCTTTGTTGCTCGCCGCGCTCGGTCGCGAACCCGTCACGCTCAGCGGCGCCCTGTTCAGCGAAGACACCCATTTGATGGCCACCGCCCTGCGCGCCCTCGGATGCACCGTCGAGGCCGACGAGGCGGCGCTGACCTTGCGCGTGGCCGACCAAGCCAAGCTGTTCACGGCGACCGCGCCCGTTGATGTGTTCGTCGGACTGGCGGGCACCGCCGCCCGGTTTTTGACTGCCCTGTGCGCCGCCGCCCCCCGGGGCGTCTATCGTATCGATGGTGTTGAACAGATGCGCAAACGCCCGATGTCCGGGTTGATCGATGCGCTGCGTCAGCTCGGCGCCGAGATCATTTGCCCGGGCGAAGAGGGGTTTTTCCCACTCGAAATTCACGCGCGGGGTCTTCGCGGGGGGGCGATCGAACTCGATGCCTCCGCCAGCAGCCAACTCCTCTCCGCGTTGCTCATGGTGGCTCCCACTGCGACCGCCCCGATCGATATTCAGCTCGTGGGGCAGGTGCGGTGGACGTTCGTCGAAATGACGCGCCGACTCATGGCCGAGTTTGGGGTTCACGTTCCCGCCGCGTCGGACGGTCGTTTCCACCTCGCACCGACGGCCTACGCTCCACCCACCGACCACGTGATCGAGCCCGACGCCACGGCGGCATCTTACTGGCAAACGCTTCCGCTCGTCGTCGGCGGCGAGCTCACCCTCCCCGGGCTGCGCGCCCCGGGCACGGGTCTGCAGGGCGACGCGGCCTACGCTGAAGTATTGGCGCGGGTGCAGGCACGGGCAACGGGAACGTTACTCGACGAAGACTTTCGCGAGATCTCCGATACTTTTCTTAGCCTGGCGGCCATCTCACCGCTACTTGACGGCCCGACCCGCATCACGGGGCTCACGCACACGCGGCATCAGGAGACCGACCGTGTCGCCGGCATGGCAACCGAGTTGCGCCGGCTCGGGCAGGACGTGATCGAGGAGGAGGACAGCCTGACCATCACGCCGCGACCGCTCGTTCCCGACCAAACCATCGAAACCTACGGGGATCATCGTTTTGCCATGAGTTTCGGCATCCTGGGGTGCCACGACCTGCGCGGAGACGGTTCGCCCTGGCTCTCGATCCACCACCCGGCGGTTTGCGCCAAAACCTTTCCCCACTTTTTTAGTTTGCTGGACCACGTCCGCCAAAAATCCTCTGACCGGTGA
- a CDS encoding prephenate dehydrogenase, whose product MVDTLTILAPGLLGGSVAQAARARGAARRIVIWARRPEVRLALTEQPWCDDIADTPETAVAEASLVVIAAPVTRINELVDRIAPHLPATAIVTDVGSVKAEICRHACSQLAAHNPAATFIGSHPMAGSALTGWAHGDPELFAGRTCFVTPHNSPPEDRLTTVVRFWRDLGSDVVTIDPDQHDEIVAHISHLPQVVATALGETLAGQPTHWSQLAGNGLRDTTRIAASDATMWVDILEQNRDEVLRALDRFETDLHHFRAALANRDWPAIRAHLERGKAWRDTLHP is encoded by the coding sequence GTGGTGGACACCCTGACCATTCTCGCCCCGGGCTTGCTCGGCGGATCAGTCGCGCAGGCCGCTCGCGCTCGCGGCGCGGCGCGGCGCATCGTCATCTGGGCCCGCCGCCCCGAGGTCCGTCTCGCTCTGACCGAACAACCGTGGTGCGACGACATCGCCGACACGCCGGAAACCGCCGTGGCCGAGGCTTCCTTGGTCGTGATCGCCGCCCCCGTCACGCGGATCAATGAGCTCGTTGATCGGATCGCGCCCCACCTTCCCGCCACCGCCATCGTCACCGATGTGGGCAGCGTGAAGGCCGAGATTTGCCGCCACGCCTGCAGCCAGTTGGCCGCGCACAACCCGGCCGCCACGTTTATCGGCTCCCACCCCATGGCCGGCAGCGCCCTCACCGGCTGGGCCCACGGCGACCCGGAACTCTTTGCCGGACGCACTTGCTTCGTGACGCCCCACAATTCGCCCCCCGAGGACCGACTCACCACCGTGGTGCGATTTTGGCGCGATCTCGGCAGCGACGTGGTCACCATCGATCCCGATCAACACGACGAGATTGTCGCTCACATCAGTCACTTGCCCCAAGTCGTCGCCACCGCGCTCGGTGAAACGCTCGCCGGTCAACCGACCCATTGGAGCCAACTCGCGGGCAACGGCCTGCGCGATACCACCCGGATCGCCGCCAGCGACGCCACCATGTGGGTGGATATCCTCGAGCAGAACCGGGACGAAGTCTTGCGCGCCCTCGATCGCTTCGAAACCGACCTTCATCACTTTCGCGCCGCCCTCGCCAATCGCGATTGGCCCGCCATCCGCGCCCACCTCGAACGCGGCAAAGCCTGGCGCGATACCCTGCATCCTTGA
- a CDS encoding (d)CMP kinase, giving the protein MTEASFIIVAIDGGAASGKSSTSRALSARFNLLHVDTGSFYRTMTAELLRVGVSADDADGIGQAAAALPLDTAIEGRRASMCINGRIVPDAEIRTSEVNANVSIFAAVPELRRALLDYQRNLAAVAREHGFPGLVMEGRDIGSVIFPDADFRFFLHADPAERARRRAAEGQTDSIAERDRLDTSRKTAPLACPEGATDIDSTFMTLEEVVERISGDLATRLSPVS; this is encoded by the coding sequence GTGACTGAAGCTTCGTTCATTATTGTCGCCATTGACGGCGGCGCCGCCTCCGGCAAGTCCTCCACCTCTCGCGCCCTGAGCGCCCGGTTCAATCTACTGCACGTCGATACCGGGTCGTTCTACCGGACGATGACGGCCGAATTATTGCGGGTCGGCGTCAGCGCCGATGACGCGGATGGCATCGGCCAGGCGGCCGCGGCCCTGCCCCTCGACACGGCCATCGAAGGCCGGCGCGCCTCGATGTGCATCAATGGACGCATCGTGCCCGATGCCGAAATCCGCACGTCCGAGGTCAATGCCAACGTCTCGATCTTCGCCGCCGTGCCCGAGCTGCGGCGCGCCCTGCTCGACTACCAACGCAATCTGGCCGCCGTCGCCCGGGAGCACGGTTTTCCCGGCCTCGTCATGGAAGGACGCGACATCGGCTCGGTCATTTTCCCCGACGCTGATTTCCGCTTTTTCCTGCACGCCGACCCCGCCGAACGCGCCCGCCGTCGCGCCGCGGAAGGTCAGACCGATTCCATCGCCGAACGCGACCGCCTCGACACCTCCCGGAAGACGGCTCCGCTCGCTTGTCCCGAGGGCGCCACCGACATCGACAGCACGTTTATGACGCTTGAAGAAGTCGTCGAGCGGATCTCCGGCGACCTCGCCACCCGACTTTCTCCGGTATCATGA